The DNA region GGTCACGACGATGTCGTGAGCTTCCCCGCCCCGGGCGTTGATTTTCTGGGGTTCGGGGCCGACAGCCTCGACTTCCGGGTCCGGGTAATCCTGCGCGACATCAACCTGTTCGTTACTGTCCAGACCGAGCTTTATCACCGGATAAATGAGACATTTGTGCGCGAAGGTATCGAAATTCCCTTTGCACAGCGCGATGTCTGGTTGCGCAATCCCGAGACGCTGCAACCACTGCAATCCAAGCCGGAACCACAGCCCCAAGCCGGGCCTTCCACGCCGCCACAGGAGGCCTAAGCCCCATGACGACCGAGACCTTGTTCCTCAAGGATCCGTATCGCACCTCCGCCACAGCCCGCGTCATTGGCCAGACGGAGGAGGGCGGCGTGATCCTTGATCGCACCATCTTCTATGCGCGCGGCGGGGGGCAACCCGGTGACAGTGGGGCACTGACCTGGGACGGCCATCGCCTGCCTATCGCCACGGCAGTGAAAGGGCCGATCCCCGTTGAAGGGGCGGGTGGTGCGATTGTTCTGATCCCCGCAGAGCCCGCGCCGCTGCCGCCTGTGGGCGCAGAGGTTGAACAGCAACTCGACTGGGACCGCCGGCTTGGCCACATGCGCATCCACACGGCGTTGCATCTGTTGTCCGTCGTGATCCCTCTGCCCGTGACCGGCGGGGCCGTGGCCGCCGACAAGGGACGGCTTGATTTCCTGATGCCGCAACCGCCCGAAGACAAGATGATCCTGGAAGGGCAGTTGAATGCGCTGATCACCCGCGATCTGCCCGTCAGCGTGGAGTGGATCACCGAGAGTCAGTTGAACGCAAACCCAAACCTCGTGAAGACACTGTCTGTCCAGCCGCCAAGCGGGGCGGGCGAGATCCGTCTGGTGCGTATCGGCGATGAGGCCGCGCCGGTTGATTTGCAGCCCTGCGGCGGGACCCACGTGGCACGGACCTCCGAGATCGGGAAACTTGCCATCACCAAGGTGGAGAACAAGGGCAAGCAGAACCGTCGCGTCACAATCGAGTTCGCGTCGTGAGCCTTTATGGTGCACTTTACACCGCCGCGGGCGTGTTCGCGCTGCTGTTGGGGGTGGTGCTTATTCTGATCCCGCAGCTTTACCTGTCGCTATACGTGGCCCTCTACGACCCGGCCATGGCCTTTCCGGCACAGCGGCTTGGGCCCGCAGTCATTGGCCTTGGCGCGCTGCTGCTCTTGGCCCGGGACCTGCCCGACGGCCCTTTTGCGTCGCGGTTTGCAGGCCTGTCCGCGCTGGTATGGTTCGCCGTAGCCGCCACGGGCGTTTTCCACTACGCCACCGGCGTGGCGACCTCCGCCATTCTCGTCGCTGCGGCAATTGAGGTGGCCCTTGGATTGCTGTTCGTGCTGGCGGCCCGCACGAAGCGCGCGACCTGAGAAGAGCTGCAGAAATTCGGGCGGGAACGCGCCGTGGCAGGGCGGTGATTTTTATCAGCAACACCTCTTGCCATGCCGCCCCCATAGCCGTTAAACGCTGCCCCACGGACAGGTGGCCGAGTGGTCGAAGGCGCACGCCTGGAAAGTGTGTAGGCGGGAGACCGTCTCCAGGGTTCGAATCCCTGTCTGTCCGCCATTTCTCTTTCTGTAGTTCTTGCATAACGCTCTGATAGTAGTGTGAAATTCGGCGTTTTCGCGCTTACGACGTCTCTCGGTCCGCTTGATTTGCTGCACATCTTGCTACACAATTTGCTGCACATTCGGGAGTTTTCTCCGCCATGGGCATTGCAAAGAGAGGCCGTCTCTATCACCTCCGACGCCGCGTCCCGCGCCGGTATTGCGGGGTTGAGCCGCGCGAAACCGTGTGGATCAGCCTGCACACTGACTCTGAGACAGTGGCCATGAGCAAGGCGGACCGCGCATGGAGCCAGATGATTGAGGCTTGGGAAGCACGTTTGGCCGGGAACAGTGACGATGCAGAGGCGCGATACGAGGCAGCGCGTGACCTGGCTCGGGTTCGAGGCTTTCGGTATCTGGACGTCGGTGCCGTCGCGAAGTTACCTGTAGAAGACGTTGTCGAGCGTGTGGAAGCAATTCCAGCCACGATGGATCAACTGGACGCCATTGAGGGCGCTGCTCTTCTTGGAGCGGCTCCTGAGCCTTGTACAACGGTCACAAAGACGCTAGAGCTATACTGGACGCTTGCCCGTGAGAAGACCTTTGGCAAAAGCGAAGACCAACTGCGCCGTTGGGAGGCGCCCCGCAAGAAGGCTATCAAGAACTTCGTTGCCATCGTCGGCGACAAGGACATCGCCAACATCACCCGCGACGACATGCTGGACTTCCGCCAGCACTGGCTCGACCGGATCGAGGCCGGCGAGGTCACGGCGAACTCGGCCAACAAGGACCTGATCCATCTCGGCGACGTGCTTAAGACCGTGAACACGATGAAGCGGTTGGGGCTCATGCTGCCCTTGGGCGAGTTATCCTTCAAGCAGGGTGAGGCGCGAACCCGCCCACCGTTCAGCGAAGACTGGATCACAACGCGGTTGCTGGCCCCGGGCGCGCTGGACGGATTGAACGACCAAGCGCGCGGCATCTTACTGGGGATGGTGAACACCGGCTATCGCCCATCCGAGGGGGCCGCGTTGACGGCAGACACGATCCGGCTCGATTGCGACGTGCCGCATATTTCGATTGAAGCTGATGGCCGTCAGCTGAAGTCACACTTCGCCCGGCGGGTGATCCCTCTGGCTGGCGCTTCGTTAGAGGCCTTCAAGCAATTCCCTGACGGCTTCCCCCGCTACCGCAACAGCGCCAGCCTAAGCGCGGTGGTTAACAAGTTCCTCCGCACCAACGGCCTGCTCGAAACCCCGCGTCACTCATTTTACTCGCTCCGGCACTCCTTCGAGGATCGCATGCTCGCCGCCGGGATCGACGACCGGATAAGGCGGGATTTGTTTGGTCATCGATTAGATCGGGAACGGTACGGAAAAGGTGCGTCGCTCGAACATGTCGCCGAACTCGTCGGTCGGGTCGCTTTCTGAGCGAGGAGCGCCCGCGCCCGGCGCTGCGCTTCTGACATCCGGTTCTCCTCCTTCACGGTCGCGGCCAACTCCGCTTCCAACCGCTCGAAGACCGGCGCGAACGCCGGGTCCTGCGCCACCAGCTTTGCCACCTTAAGGAGCGCTGCCTCGATCCGTGCGGCATTGACCGGCTTGGCCGGGCAATTAGGTGGTGGCGAAGGGTGCGGTTGCAGTGTCATGCCGAGCAGCATGGGGCCAACGAGGAGCGCTGTGCAGGTGCAACGCGCGTTGGTCGCAGTACAGCCAGCAGCGGCGTAGAAATCGGACGGTTTATCTCTCAAGTGCTCCACACGTGGCGGCTGCTGACAGGCGAGGGTGGTTCGCTTGTGAGGGTGGTCACATCGACTTCAAGTAAGGCGCGCCTGGGCCATCGGGATGTATCGCAAGATAAAAGGACTGGCACGGTGGCGTGCCAAGTTGTTGTTGTAATGATAGTTCTTGCGTGCCGGGTCGAAGCCCATGGTGCCCGGAAATCCAGCAACTATCTGATATCGTGATTAAATCGCAGTGCCGTTAAATCGCTATGCTTGGCAGTTGCCGCACAATTTTTTACCTAACTTCAATAGTTTAGATGGCTGCCTGCCGCACAGTTCCTAGGGTTGCGGCGCAAAAAACCTCGTAACAACAGATGCTTGAGTGCCAGTTGCGGCACTCCTTTTATCTTGCGCTCCCTTGACGTCCTGTCTCATAGGCCTGTTTCCGCACCAGAAATCAGTGAAAATTTGCCTGAAAGCTCAAAGCCGTCAGCGACACATGTGCGTCCAGCGGGGGCCGCAACTCGAACGCTTTAGGGGCACGCGCGAAGTTCCAGAGGCGAAACAAACACCACTCATCGCGCCGCTCATCTGCCACGGCAAGCTCATTGCGAGAGATATGAAACGGCGTGCGCTCCCACCCATTTGTGGTCTTAACTTCGATCAACCGTTGCCGTCCGTCCGCATCAAAACTGGCAATATCATACCCCGCACCGTCCCCGTCCTTGTCCGAGACCCAGCGAATTTGATCCGCCAAGTCCTTGCGCCCGGCTGCCGTCAAACTGTCACGCTCATGCTTCAAGACACGCTCTTCGCCTGCTTTCCCGAGGGCGCGGTTGCGTTCATCGCGCGCCGCGACATGAAACTTTCGGGCGATGTGGAGCATCTGCTCAAGCTCCTCTGGCGGCGGCTGATTGGTCAGGGTCGGTGCCGGTCCGACCCAGAGTTGTGCCGCCTCCGCCATGCCGTTCGCTCGCTTGGGAGTGCGGATCTGAAGCGCGTCAGCGGGATTTAAGACCAGCCGCCGCGCCACTGCGTCAATCAGGCTTGCCTGAAAGTTGAACGCTGGCTTGTACCCGATGATCCAAGTCTCGCCGAGCCCCTTGAGGACCGCGCTAATGTTCTGGTGTTTGAACTCAACTGCGCCCTCCGAGCGATTGTTGAGCAGCGGCAAGAGCTGCCGCCGATGCGCCGCCTTGTTATAAGAGTGGCCCGTCAAATCGTCGGCAAGCATCGCGAAGTAATCCGCAACGATCAGGTCATTCTCGGCATCTGTCCACGCATGGTTCGACATTGTGCCAGGCTATTGGAGAGACGGGTTGTTGTCACGAAGGGCGGGAAGCAGTCTTTTGCTGCAGTTGCAAACCCTTTGTCTCTCGCCATCAAAAGCGGTCATTCACTTAAGGCCACTACGGCCTGAATTGCGAGCGCGATCCAGCGATCTTGAGTACCTTTCAGCGATTTTCGGTTCGGAGGTCTGTATTGCCATCCGAAACCGTGCAACTCTAGCTTGTAAGGTATGAAAAGGTTGGTGCAATATGACAAAGAAGGTTGGGTCCGAACTACGTGACACAGTTGCAGGGCTTCTAGAAATAAAATTCTCGGACGTTCGAACTGAAGAACGGCTGACTGCAACCACTGCTGATGTCTTCTACATTGACGACTTGTCGACCTTTCCACAAAGAATTGCCGTCGAATGTAAGGATTGGGCCAAGCCTCTTACGTCTTCTGATTTGGCCGAAATCCACGGTCTCTACCAGCCGTCCTTACAATGTGGTGAGATCGACAAACTTTTGATTATCTCCAATCATGAGCTTGGTATGAGCCCATCGGAGACAGTCAAACGGCTTGGAAATATGAGGCATCAGCAGTTCGAAAGTTTCGTACACGGGTTAATGAATTTTCAACTGCTTCTGCAGAATAATCTAGCTGCATTCAAGAACCATGAAACGTTCGGAAACTATGTCCAACCAAGGTTGGCAGGTACTGAAAATTCTCTTTTTGGTGCCGTCGAGAAATGGCTAGCTGAACCTGAAAACCCCGTTTCAATGGTTTATGGTGGCTACGGAGTGGGTAAAACCTCCTTTAGTTTTTTCTTGGCTGACGCTCTTACAAAGAAGTATCGAAGTGGCCAGTTCGGTAGAATCCCCATTCGTATCTCACTTGGACACCTATTTACCAAACAGGATTTGAAAGCGCTTGTGTGTTCTGAACTGACTGGTGCCGAAGGGCAGCCTGCAGTTGCAAACTTCACTTTCGAGCTCTTCCTGCAAATGCTGAGCTCTGGAAGTATTTTTCTTATTTTGGACGGATTCGACGAAATGCGCCATGCGATGTCCATCGAGGACTTCGCCTATACATTTGAACAGATGTCCGTTTTTTTCCGAGGTAGGTCTAAGGCAATCATCTTGGGTCGCCCGGATGCGTTCTTTGACGAGCAAGAAGAAACTGATGTCGTAAACGCTCTCTTGTCCAACGCAGAAATCCGTAGTGACGGCCTTCGAAAATTCGAGTTAGATCTCCTCTCGCGCAAGGAAACAGAAGAGTACATTGAGAACTTTAAAGCAGTAAATGACCTCACAGATGAAGAGCTCATTCTCATAAATGAACTGCAAGACTCAGAGTTTGAAATCCTATCTAGGCCGGTTCAATTAAGTATGTTCACAAAAGTAACACGGACCTATTCAAAGCGAAGAGATGGACCGCTTACACGTTACAAGTTGTACGAAGAGTTCGTGAAGAGATTTACCCACCGAGAAGAGAAAAAGCCTGCAAGGGCACTCTTGAATGGAAACCACAGTTATCAGGTTGGATACAACGATCCGCGATCACAATTCATGCAGAATTTGGCATGGTGGATTTCGACTTCGCATCGCGAAAACCGGTTCCTACCAAACGAAATTCCGGTCGCTACTTTGCCTCGGGAATTGAGGCAGGGCCGCAAAAAAGTTGATGCTATAAGAGAGGCATTGGTCGGATCAATAGCCGAGCACAACATCAAGCAAAAAGAAACAGGTGTAGTTGGCCGAAAAGGGGCAAACTACTACTATTTCCCCCACAAGAGTTACATTGAGTTTTTGGTTAGCCAGTACTTTTGCCGCGTACAGTTCAATAAAGAAATGTATCGAGATTTCTTTAAGTTCGCGAATCCCGAAATGATCTCTTTCGTAAAGGAGGGACCAAACGTCGGAGCGCAGAACATTACGCAAGGCATGCAGCACGTTATTTCTAACGTTCCCAGAGATTTAATTACCATTGGTAGTCAGAGCGAGATCTTGCGGGAAAATGCACAGTCGATGATAGGGGGCACACTCACTGACGCAAACCGATTCCTTCTCTATGAACTCTTTATCCAGAGCAATGCTGTTGAGGACATTGAAAGACTGCTTTTATTTTCAGTGAACAACTCTAGAGTGAAGAAAAATATTTCTACGGCCTTGAGACTCAATCGTGACTATTTGTTGAGATTTGGCTCGTCCTCCTACGCCGAGCGTTTGGTTGCAAATAGCCTCTTGGCCTCCTCGCCAGTTCGCATCAAACAAGCATCTGAAGATCAATTTATACCCGGTTACATGGATGGTGCTTTCATACCCCAACTTGTTCTGGGCAAATGCTTGCAGCGCAGTAAGTCACTCACGTGGAGATTTAGTCCACTCGCACTCAATGAACAGGATGAAGGAAAAACATCATCTGGGTTCAGATGCGAAGATTACGGCCACTCTGGCGTTCAGAAGGGCACTGGTAAGCTTCTCAAGATCAGGCCAGCGAAGATTTGGGAAGTGTTTTCCAAAGGCAGCACCACTAGCTTCGTCCGGGCAGAAGCAAAGCAGTTTCTTGGACTGTAGCCATGCAACTTCTGCGCACAGCGGGATGTCCGTTTTGTCTAGCCGCGCTGCAGCATAAATGCTCTTCGAGCAGTGACAGCTTTGGGCCGAAATTGACGCGACCAAGGCAATGACAGACACTTGTAAAATGACCGTTCGAACAGTTCATTCTTATTGGATCACAGCCTCTGGCCGCGAAGGTCTCTCGGGTTCGATGGAGGCCTGCTTTCCCTATTGGAGCTTCACCAAAACCGTAATCGCAATCTGTGCCTTGAAGTTGGTTGAAAGCGGGAAACTCGATTTGGACGCCAAGCTAAACGACGAACCGCATACGCTTCGCCAGCTTCTTAACCACACCTCTGGACTTCCAGACTATGGCCAGTTCTCTGAGTACCACTCAGCCGTTGCGGCTAAAGAACTGCCTTGGACTCGTAGCAAACTCCTAGATGTAGCGCTTGCTAAAGGGATGTTGTTTGAACCGACACAAGGCTGGTCGTACTCCAACATCGGCTACATGTTCGTGGTCGAGCTAATTGAAACAACGATGGAAAAACCGCTTCGTAAAGTCATCGCCGAAATGGTATGCAAGCCGTTGAGTCTGCTTAGTGTTGAGCTTGCAGAGACACGCGAACAGTTTGATCGTGTACACTGGGAGGCCGCGACGGACTACGATCCAAAGTGGGTTTATCACGGGTGTCTGATCGGGAATGCACCAGACGCGGCACGTTTGCTGCACGCACTTATGGTAGATCATCTGTTGCAGCCAGAGACCATGCGTCAGATGCTCGATGCAAGATACCTTGGCGGTGCTATTCCAGACCGTCCATGGACAGAATGCGGTTATGCACTTGGCCTAATGTCTGGGGCGGTGAAAGGTGCCGGTAAGGCGGTGGGGCACTCTGGTAGTGGACCGTTCAGTGTGAATGCAGTCTATCATTTCCCAGACGTCAGTGACCCGATCACCGTGGCCTCGTTCACAGACGGGACCGATGAGGCTGTTGCTGAATTTGAAGCAGAGAGGGTGGCTGAAGGTCAGTAATGGTTTTGTCCCGCACTGCGATCATTGCCACGAAAAAATGCTGCGCAGTGCATGAACATCGGCTTTCAGGAGGCGCATTGGTTAACCGTGGGGGCGGCTGGAGGTCCGGAATGGGCCGTCCCTGTTAGCGCGTGCTGCTTCTTTGGCGACCATGCTGCGGCCGATCTAATGGCGGGTGAGAGCCCAACCCGCTAGTTAGTCAGGCTGCAGCGAACGTCTGGTTCTTGAGCTTGTCATTTGTCGCCTTCTATGGATTGCTGCAAG from Jannaschia sp. CCS1 includes:
- a CDS encoding alanyl-tRNA editing protein, with the protein product MTTETLFLKDPYRTSATARVIGQTEEGGVILDRTIFYARGGGQPGDSGALTWDGHRLPIATAVKGPIPVEGAGGAIVLIPAEPAPLPPVGAEVEQQLDWDRRLGHMRIHTALHLLSVVIPLPVTGGAVAADKGRLDFLMPQPPEDKMILEGQLNALITRDLPVSVEWITESQLNANPNLVKTLSVQPPSGAGEIRLVRIGDEAAPVDLQPCGGTHVARTSEIGKLAITKVENKGKQNRRVTIEFAS
- a CDS encoding DUF6538 domain-containing protein — protein: MGIAKRGRLYHLRRRVPRRYCGVEPRETVWISLHTDSETVAMSKADRAWSQMIEAWEARLAGNSDDAEARYEAARDLARVRGFRYLDVGAVAKLPVEDVVERVEAIPATMDQLDAIEGAALLGAAPEPCTTVTKTLELYWTLAREKTFGKSEDQLRRWEAPRKKAIKNFVAIVGDKDIANITRDDMLDFRQHWLDRIEAGEVTANSANKDLIHLGDVLKTVNTMKRLGLMLPLGELSFKQGEARTRPPFSEDWITTRLLAPGALDGLNDQARGILLGMVNTGYRPSEGAALTADTIRLDCDVPHISIEADGRQLKSHFARRVIPLAGASLEAFKQFPDGFPRYRNSASLSAVVNKFLRTNGLLETPRHSFYSLRHSFEDRMLAAGIDDRIRRDLFGHRLDRERYGKGASLEHVAELVGRVAF
- a CDS encoding DUF3883 domain-containing protein, yielding MSNHAWTDAENDLIVADYFAMLADDLTGHSYNKAAHRRQLLPLLNNRSEGAVEFKHQNISAVLKGLGETWIIGYKPAFNFQASLIDAVARRLVLNPADALQIRTPKRANGMAEAAQLWVGPAPTLTNQPPPEELEQMLHIARKFHVAARDERNRALGKAGEERVLKHERDSLTAAGRKDLADQIRWVSDKDGDGAGYDIASFDADGRQRLIEVKTTNGWERTPFHISRNELAVADERRDEWCLFRLWNFARAPKAFELRPPLDAHVSLTALSFQANFH
- a CDS encoding NACHT domain-containing protein gives rise to the protein MTKKVGSELRDTVAGLLEIKFSDVRTEERLTATTADVFYIDDLSTFPQRIAVECKDWAKPLTSSDLAEIHGLYQPSLQCGEIDKLLIISNHELGMSPSETVKRLGNMRHQQFESFVHGLMNFQLLLQNNLAAFKNHETFGNYVQPRLAGTENSLFGAVEKWLAEPENPVSMVYGGYGVGKTSFSFFLADALTKKYRSGQFGRIPIRISLGHLFTKQDLKALVCSELTGAEGQPAVANFTFELFLQMLSSGSIFLILDGFDEMRHAMSIEDFAYTFEQMSVFFRGRSKAIILGRPDAFFDEQEETDVVNALLSNAEIRSDGLRKFELDLLSRKETEEYIENFKAVNDLTDEELILINELQDSEFEILSRPVQLSMFTKVTRTYSKRRDGPLTRYKLYEEFVKRFTHREEKKPARALLNGNHSYQVGYNDPRSQFMQNLAWWISTSHRENRFLPNEIPVATLPRELRQGRKKVDAIREALVGSIAEHNIKQKETGVVGRKGANYYYFPHKSYIEFLVSQYFCRVQFNKEMYRDFFKFANPEMISFVKEGPNVGAQNITQGMQHVISNVPRDLITIGSQSEILRENAQSMIGGTLTDANRFLLYELFIQSNAVEDIERLLLFSVNNSRVKKNISTALRLNRDYLLRFGSSSYAERLVANSLLASSPVRIKQASEDQFIPGYMDGAFIPQLVLGKCLQRSKSLTWRFSPLALNEQDEGKTSSGFRCEDYGHSGVQKGTGKLLKIRPAKIWEVFSKGSTTSFVRAEAKQFLGL
- a CDS encoding serine hydrolase domain-containing protein, yielding MTVRTVHSYWITASGREGLSGSMEACFPYWSFTKTVIAICALKLVESGKLDLDAKLNDEPHTLRQLLNHTSGLPDYGQFSEYHSAVAAKELPWTRSKLLDVALAKGMLFEPTQGWSYSNIGYMFVVELIETTMEKPLRKVIAEMVCKPLSLLSVELAETREQFDRVHWEAATDYDPKWVYHGCLIGNAPDAARLLHALMVDHLLQPETMRQMLDARYLGGAIPDRPWTECGYALGLMSGAVKGAGKAVGHSGSGPFSVNAVYHFPDVSDPITVASFTDGTDEAVAEFEAERVAEGQ